A DNA window from Ipomoea triloba cultivar NCNSP0323 chromosome 10, ASM357664v1 contains the following coding sequences:
- the LOC116031928 gene encoding cyclin-D3-1-like, whose protein sequence is MDARSSLTSFDALYCEEEQWGEVLDSEWSGSEVSEIPRKEEDSPVLFLLDQDLCWEDEELLSLFAKETDTHLSFEASLSIPRTQAVRWILKVNAHYGFSPLTPTLAVNYLDRFLSGLQYQEDKPWMIQLAAVACLSLAAKVEETHVPLLLDFQVEDAEYVFDAKSIQKMELLVLSTLKWRMNPVTPLSFLDHITRRLGLKNHLHWEFFTKCESLILSFMPDSRFVRFLPSVLATATMLHVIHQLEPSNAVDYQNQLLGVLKISKEKVNDCYELIKELSSTASNKRSYSNLQCLLHDPNSPSAVIDAVLSCSESSNDSWGLETPPPEQRRPLYKRPRVEEQQMRVPPLMTRVFVDAIASPR, encoded by the exons ATGGATGCCCGTTCGTCATTAACGTCGTTTGATGCTCTTTACTGCGAGGAAGAACAATGGGGGGAAGTTTTGGACAGTGAATGGTCCGGGTCCGAGGTTTCGGAGATTCCGAGGAAGGAGGAGGATTCCCCTGTTCTGTTCTTGTTGGATCAGGATTTGTGCTGGGAAGACGAGGAGCTTCTCTCCCTTTTCGCCAAAGAAACGGACACCCATTTGAGTTTCGAGGCGTCTCTATCGATTCCTCGTACCCAGGCTGTCCGGTGGATCCTTAAAGTCAATGCCCATTACGGATTTTCGCCGTTAACTCCCACCCTCGCCGTTAACTATCTCGACCGGTTCCTCTCCGGTCTCCAGTACCAGGAAGACAAGCCGTGGATGATTCAACTCGCCGCCGTCGCCTGTCTCTCCTTGGCTGCAAAAGTCGAGGAAACCCATGTTCCCCTGCTCCTCGACTTCCAA GTGGAGGATGCTGAGTACGTGTTCGACGCCAAAAGCATACAGAAAATGGAGCTCCTCGTGCTGTCCACTCTGAAATGGCGGATGAATCCGGTGACGCCGCTGTCGTTTCTCGATCACATCACGCGCCGCCTCGGGCTGAAGAATCATCTCCACTGGGAATTCTTCACCAAATGCGAAAGCCTCATTCTGTCTTTCATGCCAg ATTCAAGATTCGTACGTTTTCTGCCGTCTGTGCTGGCCACTGCCACCATGCTTCACGTTATTCATCAACTCGAACCCAGCAACGCAGTTGACTACCAAAACCAGCTTCTGGGTGTTCTCAAAATCAGTAAG GAGAAAGTGAATGATTGTTACGAGCTCATCAAAGAGCTGTCAAGCACTGCCTCAAACAAGCGCAGTTACAGCAACCTTCAGTGTCTTCTTCACGATCCCAACAGCCCCAGCGCGGTGATTGACGCGGTGCTGAGCTGCAGCGAAAGCTCCAACGATTCATGGGGATTGGAGACGCCGCCGCCGGAGCAGCGCCGCCCGCTCTACAAGAGACCGAGAGTTGAGGAGCAGCAAATGAGGGTGCCGCCATTGATGACCAGAGTGTTCGTGGACGCGATTGCCAGCCCGCGTTAA